One genomic region from Tripterygium wilfordii isolate XIE 37 chromosome 20, ASM1340144v1, whole genome shotgun sequence encodes:
- the LOC119986536 gene encoding O-fucosyltransferase 30-like — protein sequence MKNLFNLNRTKRKPYHRRSSVILVSISSFLLFFIVSYSQIPKSLFSIRLTDNRQPQCPAHISTAGEKFMWYAPHSGFNNQLSEFKNALLIAGILNRTLIVPPILDHHAVALGSCPKFRVLGPKEIRLSAWDHMIELLWTGRYISIADIIDISSLLSASTIRTLDFRVFASMWCGVDVDFVCLNEFDSQSSLIESLKQCGNILSGFYGNIDNCLYALDEDCRTTVWTYQNDEGDAVLDSFQPDEKLKLKKHIKYVRKRRDVFRTLGPGSVAESAAVLAFGSLFTAPYKGSELFIDIHEARRDALVQSLIENLKFLPFVPEVVNAGKKFALETIKVPFLCAQLRLLDGQFKNHWKTTFLNLNQKLEPLRQRGSLPIRIFVMTDLPEGNWTGGYLGDLARDSDNFKLYSLKENDEFVIQIARKIAAGGHGLRSQSSRRTLDTVDKKKKVCASRRLPDVLLYIEEAICSCASLGFVGTAGSTVAENIELMRKFDVCSTHSVTVS from the exons ATGAAAAACCTTTTTAATCTCAACAGAACCAAGAGAAAACCCTACCATCGCAGATCTTCTGTCATACTCGTCTCAATCTCGtctttcctcctcttcttcatcgtATCATACAGTCAAATCCCCAAATCTCTCTTTTCAATCCGATTAACCGACAATCGACAGCCACAATGCCCAGCCCATATCTCAACTGCGGGCGAGAAATTCATGTGGTATGCTCCGCACAGTGGATTTAATAACCAGCTCTCGGAGTTCAAGAATGCTCTGTTGATTGCGGGTATATTGAACCGGACATTGATTGTTCCACCGATTCTTGATCATCATGCTGTTGCTCTTGGTAGTTGCCCTAAGTTTAGGGTGTTGGGTCCTAAAGAGATTCGCCTTTCGGCTTGGGATCACATGATTGAGCTTCTATGGACTGGGAG GTACATCTCCATTGCTGACATAATTGATATTTCATCTTTATTATCTGCCTCCACTATTAGAACCTTGGATTTCAGAGTTTTTGCTTCCATGTGGTGTGGTGTGGATGTTGATTTTGTTTGCTTAAATGAATTTGATTCCCAGTCTTCTTTGATTGAAAGCTTAAAACAGTGTGGGAATATACTTTCCGGCTTCTACGGTAACATAGACAATTGCTTGTATGCTTTGGATGAAGATTGCAGAACTACTGTCTGGACATACCAAAATGATGAAGGGGATGCAGTACTAGATTCATTTCAACCTGATGAAAAACTCAAGTTGAAAAAACACATCAAATATGTTAGGAAACGACGAGATGTGTTTAGGACCCTTGGACCTGGTTCTGTAGCTGAATCAGCTGCAGTTTTGGCATTTGGAAGTCTTTTCACAGCCCCTTACAAAGGCTCGGAACTATTTATTGATATCCATGAAGCTCGAAGGGATGCATTGGTACAGTCTTTGATTGAGAACCTTAAATTTCTTCCATTTGTCCCTGAAGTTGTAAATGCAGGGAAGAAATTTGCATTAGAGACCATAAAGGTTCCTTTCCTTTGTGCTCAGCTTAGGTTGTTAGATGGGCAGTTCAAGAACCACTGGAAGACTACTTTTCTAAACTTAAATCAAAAGTTAGAACCCTTAAGGCAAAGGGGTTCTCTACCTATTCGTATTTTTGTGATGACCGATCTTCCTGAGGGTAATTGGACTGGTGGTTACTTGGGTGATTTGGCAAGAGATTCAGATAATTTCAAGTTGTATTCGTTGAAAGAAAATGATGAGTTTGTAATTCAAATAGCCAGAAAAATTGCAGCTGGAGGACATGGCTTGAGGTCTCAATCTTCTCGAAGGACTCTTGATACTGTTgacaagaaaaagaaggttTGTGCATCTCGGAGACTTCCTGACGTACTTCTGTATATCGAGGAAGCCATATGCAGTTGTGCTTCACTTGGTTTTGTTGGAACTGCTGGCTCAACAGTTGCTGAGAATATAGAGCTGATGAGAAAGTTTGATGTATGTTCAACTCATAGTGTGACGGTATCATGA